The genome window CCGCGCAGGTCTATGTGATGTTCTGCCTTGGTCGGCGGGATGTTTTCCCAAGCGGCGATCTGGCGTTGCAAGAAGCCGCGCGGGGTCTATTTGATCTGTCCGCGCGTCCCACGCCAAAAGACCTTACTGCGATGGCCGCCGCTTGGTCACCTTGGCGGTCGGTTGCGGCGCGCTTGCTCTTTGCCTACTACCGGGTGTTGAAACAAAAGGAAGGATTGTCATGACACGGGTTTTGAACGCCGAGCGCCGCGAGCCGGTCTCTGGCACCACACGGTCGGTTGTGGTGTTCCTCCATGGCTATGGGGCCAATGGGGCTGACCTGCTGGGCCTCGCCGATCCGCTGGGCGAGCATCTGCCTGACACGCTGTTCGTCGCGCCCGACGCGCCCGAGGCTTGCGCAGGTGCGCCGATGGGCTTTCAGTGGTTCCCGATCCCGTGGATCGACGGATCGTCCGAAGAGGAATCGATGCGCGGCATGATGAGCGCGGTCGAAGACCTCGACGCGTTTCTTGATGCGCTGATGGTGGATGAAGACGTGCTGCCCGAACAGGTCGTGCTCTTTGGCTTTTCCCAAGGCACGATGATGTCGCTGCATGTGGCCCCGCGCCGCGAGGATGCGGTGGCGGGCATCGTGGCCTTTTCGGGCCGCCTGCTGAACCCCGAAGCGCTGACCGAAGAGGCGCGGGTGAAACCGCCCGTGTTGCTGGTGCATGGCGATGCCGATGACGTGGTGCCGCCGGAATCCTTGCCTCAGGCCGCCGAAGCACTGCAAGAGGCAGGATGGCAGGATGTCTTTGCCCACGTCATGAAAGGCACTGGCCACGGCATTGCGCCCGATGGTTTGAGTGTGGCGCTGGCCTTTATGCGGGATAAACTGGGGCTTTAACCCTTCATTTCGTCCCAAAGCCAAGGTTCGGCAAATTCAACTGAATTGCCAGCGGGGTCGCGCACATAGAACGAGCGCGCCCCGTTCGGCCAATCAAAGCGGGTGTCAATCTTGACCCCGGCGGTGCTCAACCGCCTCTCCATCGCAGTGATTTCGTCGCGCTTCATCGCAAAGCAGACATGCCCCGGCCCTTGTGCCCCATGGGGCGGCACCGGCATCTGCGGGTTGCCGGGCGGCTGCGCCGTCGCGGTGGGGTTGAAGATCAGCAGCACAGATGGCCCAAGCGCAAAGAACATATGCCGCCCCGGTACCTCTTGAAATAACTGTAAGCCCAAGTGATCGCGGTAGAACTGTCGCGCGGCATCCAGATCACCGACATAAAGCGCGGCTTCGAGCAGCGATTGCGGAGCGGGGGCGTCGGGCAGGGGCTTATCTGTCATGCAATAAGGTTAACAGACTCTGCCTATCTGTCACGCATCTGTCGTACTTGGCTGGCAAAACCGGCGACATCTAGTGGTTCACCTTTGTCTTGCCAGAGCGAAACCGCGAGATATAGTGAAGCGAAACGGGCAGAGGACGCGACCAGATGGACGGCGATTTCAGGACCGAATTTACCCGCCAACCGGCGGCTTTGAAACACCGCCCTGCGCTGGTGCTTAATGCGGATTACCGACCTTTATCTTATTACCCGCTGTCGCTTTGGCCTTGGCAAGAAGCCGTTAAAGCCAAATGGCTCGACCGGGTAGAGATCGTCGCCGAATATGACGAGGTGGTGCGCAGCCCCTCGACGGTGATTAGGATACCCTCGGTTGTCGTTCTAAAAGACTATGTCAAACCTCAAAAGCGCGTGGCCTTCACGCGCTTTAATTTATTTCTGAGGGATGAATTTCGGTGCCAATACTGCGGTGCGAAGGGCGATCTGACCTTTGACCATGTGGTGCCGCGCGCCGCAGGCGGCGTGACGAGTTGGCAAAACGTGGTGGCGGCCTGTAGCCCCTGCAACCTGCGCAAAGGATCGCGACCCTTGCACCGCACCGGGCTTGCCTTGCGCAAACCGCCGCGCCAGCCCGCTGCCGAAGAGCTGCGCAACATGGGCCGCAAATTCCCACCCGGCCATCTGCATGAGAGCTGGATGGATTTCCTCTATTGGGATGCCGAGCTCGAAGCGTGACGCTCAGATAGCAAGCTCAACCCAGATCGGCACATGGTCCGACGGCTTGTCGCGCCCGCGCACGTCGCGGTCGATCTGGCAGTCGCGCAGCCGATCGGCGCAGGAAGGCGACAGCAAAAAATGGTCGATGCGGATGCCGTTGTTCCGGTTCCACGCGCCCGCTTGATAATCCCAGAATGAATAATGCCCTGGTCCTTGGGTCCGTGCGCGGAAGGCGTCGGTCAGTCCAAGGTTCACCAACCGCCGCCATGCGGCGCGGGACTCGGGGCGAAACAGCGCGTCTTCGCGCCAGCTATCGGGCTTGGCCGCGTCTTCGGCCTGCGGGATGATGTTGTAATCACCCGCCATGAGGAATGGCGTTTCTTCTGCTAGCAGCGCCTCGGCGCGGGCCTGAAGCCGCGCCATCCACGCGAGTTTGTAATCATATTTCGGCCCCGGCACCGGGTTGCCGTTGGGCAGGTAGAGCCCGCAGACCCGAACCGCCATTTCATCCCCCATGACGGTCGCTTCGATCCAACGGGCCTGATCGTCCGCGTCGTCACCGGGCAAACCACGGGTCACATCCTCAAGCGGGAGCTTTGACAGGATCGCCACGCCGTTGAAGGATTTTTGCCCGTGGGTTTCAACGTTATAGCCGCGCTCTTCAAGCATCTCGCGGGGGAAGGCCTCGTCGACTGACTTGATCTCTTGTAGGACCACAACGTCCGGCTGCGCCTCATCTAACCACTCTGGGAGCGCTGCCACGCGGGCCTTTATGCCGTTAATGTTGAAACTCGCAATTTTCATATCAGGCTCCCTTGAGACACCTGACTGCTATCGCGCAATCGTTGTTGCGGGGCAAGGGGAAGGCGCGCGCGCTTAAGATGATTCTATGGGCATTGTTTCCCTTAATGCGGGAATGACGGGATTGCGTATTCCTCTTTTGTCATGAGTCAGCCCTGTGGATCGATTTTATTCTGCATAGCAACGAAAACAGAAAAATGATCAAGGCGTGAGAACTGCGCATTAATCCTCATGTGGATAAATCTTTCAGGACAAAGACTTAGACGGAAATCAGTTGGCGAAACAATCTTAAGATGCATCAGTGTAGGAACTGCACGTTTAAATGGTAATCTTCTCGAAAGGATTTCGATATGACTACGACTACTGCAACAGTTTTCGCCCCACTAACAGCGCCTGTAGAGGACGACAACCTGATATCACTTGGCGCGGGGGTTGGGCTATTCACCACGGGCCTTAATCCAATGGGCAGCGACATGCTCATGGGCGATGGGGTGGAACTGTTCACCACTGGGTTACAACAAAACACCGGAACCATCGCGCAGGGGGCGGGGGTGGGCCTATTCACCACTGGGCTTGCGGCTTCTGAGGCGCAGGTGCTGCCATTCGGCGCCTGAAACCTGATCAAGCGGGCGGTTTCCTCCGCCCGCTGTCCCTTTTTGGAGGCCCTCTAATGACCAATGTTGTTCTGCTAAGACCTGAAGATAATTGCGACACGACGACCCGAAGAACGCGGTTGATCCGCGCCTTTGCCAGCGAACGCCGCCAGCAGGGGGATGTCTTTTGGATGAAGGAAAACGCCGAACTGTTGGGGATGCTAGCAAGCATAGGGGCCGCGTTGGACGCCGAGATGCTTGAGCCGCTTGTCGCCTTCCATTCAAAGAGCCGCAACATGCTCCGCGATTTCCCGCAGTACTACCGTTTTATCCTGTCGCTCTGTCTCGACCTCGAAGAGCTTGGCCTGCCGGAACTTTACGGCGCGGCACTGTGCGATGAGGTTGCCCGCGTGGGCTTAGAGGGCATGGAGCTGTCCGATCTACAACGTGCCGAGGCACGCCGCCTGCTGCGCCGCCGCGCTGTCGGGCCGCTGGTCGGTGAGGGTGCGCTTGGCGAGCGGTTGCACAATTTTATTACCCGCAGCGCCACCTTCGCCATACCCAACCGTAAGGCCGCGTATGAGCTAACACATATTGTCTACTATCTGTCGGACTATGGCCGCCTAGACCCGAGCCTGCCCGAAAAAGCTTTGCTGAGCTTACAGTTCACTGGACTGCTCGCTTTTCTTGATCAAGATATGGATCTGCTCGCCGAAGTCTGCGCCGCGCTGCGATTTGCCGGAGTGGCGCCAGCTAGGTCGTGGGAAAACTCTGTGGCGGAATGCCACCGTGCCTCTCGCATTCAGGCGGATACGCACGCCCCTGTGCAGGACGACTACCATGAATGGCTCGTCACCGGGTGGGCCATACATATTGCGGGCCGTCCCCTGCGCCCGCAGCACCTGTCCGATGGTGCGCTGCGGTTTAAATGCCGTTCCCGGGGGCAGGGGGCGCTGCGGCCCTTGGCGGAATGTCTGAGTGATATGGGGGCGCAGCGCAGTGCAGATTGGGGGCATATGCGCCCGCATGTTCTGTCTTATCTTGGGCCAGACAGTCACGCGGTCTTACTCGCGGCTGAGCAATCTGGCCCGCATTTTGAAAAATTCTTTGAGGGGTTTGCACGGGCGCGCGGTTAGACGCGCCCGGAAAGCTCACATCGAGAAAGATGTGCCGCAGCCGCAGGCCGCCGTCGCATTGGGGTTCTCAATCGTGAACCGCGCGCCGATCAACTCTTCGGTGAAGTCGATCACCGCATCAGCCAGAAACGGCAGCGATACACTATCGACCACCACTTTCTGACCACTGCCTTCCAGAACGAGGTCATCCTCGGCAGGTGCGTCCAATGCAATGTCATACTGAAATCCCGAACAGCCGCCGCCCTCGACGGCGATGCGCAGGGCTTTGCCTTCGTCGGCGGCCCCGATCTCGGCGAGGCGTTCAAAGGCGCGGGACGTAACTTTGGGGGGCAGGTTCATCTGCGGGCTCCGATGCATCGGTTTTCTTTCGCGTTCCCTTAACATATAGAAACCACAAGGACAGGTCACAAGGACCGCAAGAAGGACCAGCCGCAATGCGCGCAAAATTCGCCTCTGATCCGGACACAGCCAAGGGACGGCTTGTGCCCGAAGAGGAAAGCACTTTTCGCTCCTGCTATCAGCGGGACCGGGACCGGATCATTCACGCCTCCGCCTTTCGGCGGCTCAAACACAAGACGCAGGTCTTTGTGGAGCATGAGGGAGATTATTTCCGCACCCGGCTGACCCATTCGATTGAAGTGGCACAGGTGGCACGGACGATCTCAGGCGCGCTGCGCTTGAACGGAGAGCTGACCGAAGCCGTGGCGCTAGCGCATGATCTGGGCCACACGCCCTTTGGCCACACTGGAGAAGACGCGCTCCACAAGCTGATGCAGCCCTATGGTGGGTTTGACCACAACGCGCAGGCGATCAAGATCGTCACCACGCTGGAACGGCATTATGCCGAATTCGATGGGCTGAACCTGACGTGGGATACCCTTGAAGGAATTGCCAAACACAATGGCCCAGTGATCGGCGATGTGCCCCATGCGCTTGCTGGCTATAACGCGCGGCATGATCTGGAACTGCACACCCATGCCAGCGCCGAAGCGCAGGTTGCCGCGCTTTCGGATGATATCGCCTATAACAACCACGATCTCCATGATGGTTTGCGAGCGGGCCTGTTCACCGAAGAAGAGATCGCTGAGCTGCCCATGGTCGGCGCGGCCTATGCGGAAGTGGACCGCCTGTACCCCGACACCGACAGCTATCGCCGCCGCCACGAGGCGCTGCGCCGGGTGTTCGGCGTAATGGTCGGTGATGTGATCGAAACCTCCGCCAAACTGCTAAAGGAAACGGGCGCACAATCCCCCGATGACATCCGCCATCTGGGTCGCCCGGTAATCCGCTTTTCGGATCTCGTCTGGCAGGATCTGCGCCAAATACGGAAGTTCCTTTTCACCCGCATGTACCGCGCGCCCTCGGTCATGGAGAATCGTGAGAAGGTAACCAAGGTGGTCGAAGACCTCTTTCCGCTGTTTTTATCTCAGCCCAACCTTCTGCCCCGTCATTGGGCGGCGGCGATTGAGGCGGCAGAGGATGACACCACGCTGGCGCGGATGGTCTCTGATTACATTGCAGGCATGACGGACCGTTTCGCGCTGCAAGAACATGCGCGGCTCTTTGGCAGTGATTTGCGCAGCTTCCGCTAGGCCCTTGGACATGGTAGTCTGACATTGACGATCCATAGGTGACATAGATGATACAGACCCCCGTTCTGCCGGAAAGCTTGGCTGGTGACGCGACCTTTGCGATCCTTTCCGCGGGTCAAGCACCCGGCTCGGCGGTGACCAAACGTGCCGCTGGTCTGGGGGCAGAGGTTGTGGCGATGGACCGCGACCCGACCGTTTTGGCCCGTCTGATGAGTCAATCGCCAGAACGGGTCGAAGGGCTGGCGTTGGCTGGTGATCTGGTCAGCCGGTTCGAGCCGCTCTACCGCAACTGGGGCGGCACGCCGTTGCATTTGGTGTTGAACCTGATGCCGCTTGACCCAGAAGACTGTGCAAAAGGTATTGATGCGCAGATCCGGGGGCTTTCTGCGCTGGTGCGGGCCTTGGGCCGTGGCTTGGTAGCCGGGCAGGGGTCCGTTGTGACCGTTCTGCCGCGCCCCAGTCAGCCGCTTGCACTTGCCGGGCATGGGCTGATCGGGGCCTTTGAGGCGGCCAATGCCGCGCTTGATGAGGTTTTTGGCGCACGCGGCCTGCATTTTCATCTGATCACTGTGCCCGAGGGACAGGCCGAACTGGCCGCAGACACCGCGCTTTTCCTCGGGTCCGAAGCGGGCCGACGGCTCCGAAGTGGGCGTTTGGACCTCGGCTGATAGCGCCGCTTCAAACGCCATTCCCTGACTTGGGCCATCGCGGCCCGCCGCTTGATTGACTGCACCCCCGCACATGATAAACGGGCGGGGAACAAGGATACCCGACATGAACCTATTTGCCGAAATTCGCCATCTTATCATTGCGACGCTGGAACAGATGGTCGCGCAGGAAGCCCTGCCTGCGACCCTGAACTTTGACCCGATCACCGCTGAGCCGCCGCGCGACCCTGCGCATGGCGATATGGCGACCAATGCCGCGATGGTACTGGCCAAGCCCGCAGGCATGAAGCCGCGTGACATCGCCGAAGCGCTGGCAGCACAGTTGCAGAACGATCCGCGTATCACCTCTGCCGAAGTGGCCGGTCCGGGGTTCATCAACCTGCGGCTTGCGCCTTCAGTCTGGCAAAACGTGGCACGGCAGGTCTTGAACCAAGGCACCAACTTTGGCCGCGCGATCCTTGGCGCCGGTCAACGGGTGAACGTCGAATATGTTTCGGCCAACCCAACCGGCCCGCTGCATGTGGGCCACACCCGTGGTGCGGTCTTTGGCGACGCGCTGGCCAGCCTGCTGGATTTCGCAGGCTACGATGTGACCCGTGAATACTACATCAACGATGGCGGTGCACAGGTCGATGTTCTGGCGCGGTCGGTCTACCTGCGCTACCTCGAAGCCAATGGCAAAGAGGTGGCCTTCCCCGATGGCACATACCCCGGCGATTACTTGATCCCGCTAGGCGAAGCGCTGGCTAAAATGTACGGCGACAAGCTGGTGGATCAACCTGAAAGCGAATGGCTCGATGATCTTCGAGAGTTCGCGACCGATGCGATGATGAACCTGATCCGTGAGGATTTGGCATCGCTGGGCGTTGAAATGGATGTCTTCTATAGCGAAAAATCGCTCTACGGTACGGGTCAGATTGAGGCGGCGATTTCCTCTCTCGAAGCCAAGGGGCTGATCTATGAGGGCGTGCTGGAGCCGCCAAAGGGAAAGAAACCCGAGGATTGGGAACCGCGCGAACAGACGCTGTTTAAATCGACCGAGCATGGCGATGATGTGGACCGCCCGGTCAAGAAATCGGACGGTTCTTGGACCTATTTCGCTCCCGATATCGCTTATCATTACGACAAGATAAGCCGCGACTTTGACATGTTGATTGACATTTTGGGCGCTGATCACGGCGGCTATGTCAAACGTATGAAAGCGGCAGTCAAAGCGCTGAGCGATGGGCATGTGCCGCTTGATATCAAGCTGACACAGCTGGTGAAATTGTTCAAAAACGGTGAGCCATTCAAGATGTCCAAACGGGCAGGGACTTTTGTCACCCTGCGCGATGTGGTCGATCAGGTTGGCCCTGATGTGACACGTTTTGTCATGCTGACCCGCAAAAATGACGCGATGTTGGACTTTGATTTCGACAAGGTGCTTGAGCAAAGCCGCGAGAATCCTGTGTTCTACGTGCAATACGCCCATGCGCGCGTTGCCTCGATCCTGCGCAAGGCCGAAGCGGCTGAGATCAACGTTAATGACGCGACCCTGATGGATGCCGATCTGACCAAACTTGACCATGATGCCGAGATCGGGCTGCTGCGCAAACTTGCGGAATGGCCACGTCTGGTTGAGACGGCCGCGCGTAGCAATGAACCGCACCGCGTTGCCTTCTACCTTTATGAACTCGCGTCCGATTTCCACAGCCTCTATCACTTGGGCCGCTCTGAAGATGGGTTGCGCGCGTTGCAAGAAGGCGATGCTGACACATCACAGGCAAAAATCGCCCTGTCGCGTGCCGTTGCGATTGTAATCGCGGCGGGTCTTGGTATTCTTGGCGTCACACCGGCACAAGAGATGCGATAACCGCACCAGCGCGCCGAAAACAGGCAACCCCAAGATAGACCCGCGTGGCGATGTATCACGTCGGGCAAAGAGGCAGAGATGGCAGATTTCACGTCTTCCCCGACGACGGCGGGCTATGCGCCCGATTCCGCGCATGGATACGCAGTGGGCACCGCGCCCAAGGCACTGACAACGCTCACCAATATCGCTGGCGCCGTGGTTTCACTGGCGCTGGTCGCCGGGATCGGCGTTTGGGGCTACAAACTGTTGGTACGTGATGTGACGGGTATTCCCGTGGTCCGCGCCGTCCAAGGTGAAATGCGTGTGCGCCCCGAAGAACCGGGCGGAGAATTGGCCCGACATCAGGGGTTGTCGGTCAACGTAGTGGCCGCCGAAGGCAACGCCGGACGCCCCGCCGATCAGCTGCGCCTCGCGCCCCGCCAGATCGAATTGCAGGACGAAGACCAGCCCGTGCAAGTGGCGATGGTTGCCGGAAAACCACAAGGCGAGGCGACCAAAGCCGTGGCCCAAGGTGGCGACGGTAATCTGATTGACGCCTCTGCCGCGATCCGCTCAGGCAACGTCCAAGACCTTGTGGCTCAACTTACCAATGGTGTGGCTCCCTTGAGCGGTGAGGCGGCTGCCGACCCGGTCGATACTGCCGTCGCCATGGCGCTGGCCGATACATCGGCGCAGCCTAAGGTGGTCAAAGCCGTGCTGAACGCACCCGGCGTACGCAATTCGCTGCGCCCCCGCCGTCGCCCCGCAGGTGGTGCCGTGGTGACGCCTGCTTCGGTTCAAAGCAATCCGGTCAAAGCCGCCACGCAAGAGGTCGATCCCGCGGCCCTTCCCGCTGGCACCCGCATGGCGCAGCTTGGTGCATTCGACAGCCCAGAGGTTGCCCGCGAACAGTGGGATCGTCTTCAGGGCCGCTTCGGCGCCTACCTTGAAGGTAAAAACCGCGTTGTTCAAAAGGCGACCAGCGGTGGCCGGGTGTTCTATCGCCTGCGCGCGATGGGCTTTGACGACATCGCAGATGCGCGCCGCTTCTGTTCGGCTCTCGTGGCTGAAAACGCAGATTGCATTCCGGTGGTAATGCGCTGATGCGCCCATTTGGGGCCACGATCCTCGATGCGACGGGCTTGCGGCTCAGCGTCGAGGAAAAAGCATTCTTTCGGGACGTGCGGCCCTTTGGTTTTATTCTTTTTTCTCGCAACATCGACAGCCCCGACCAAGTTCGCGCGCTTTGTGAGGAGATGCGCGAGGCGGCGGGCCACGAGGCGGTAATCACCATCGACCAAGAAGGAGGTCGCGTGCAGCGTATGCGCGCGCCTCAGTGGCGCAATTGGGTGCCTCCGATGGAATTAGCCGAACGTGCCGGAGATCAAGCGCGTCAAGCGTTCTACCTTATGTACCGGATCATCGCCCAAGAGCTGCACAACGTCGGCATCGATAGCAACTGTGCGCCGCTGATCGACGTGGCGGGGCCCAAGACCCATCCGTTTTTGCGCAACCGTTGCTATGGCGAAACGCCGGGGCAGGTGGCCGAGATTGGCCGCGCGGTGGCCGACGGGCTGCTGGCGGGGGGCGTGTTGCCGGTGATGAAACATATGCCCGGTCATGGCCGTGCCACGCTCGACAGTCACCACAATTTGCCCCGTGTCGATGCCCGTCGGATTGATCTGGAGGCGGTCGATTTTGCGCCGTTCCGCAGTCTGCGGGATCTGCCCATGGGGATGACAGCCCATCTGGTCTATGACGCGCTGGATGATACCCCGGCGACCCTGTCCGCTAAGGTCATGCGGATCATCCGTGAGGATATCGGCTTCGATAACCTCGTGATGACAGACGACATCTCGATGAAGGCGCTGCAAATGACCCCGGCGGAAAGCACCCGCGCGGCAATTGCGGCGGGCTGTGACGTGGCCCTTTTTTGCAATGGCCCGCTAGAAGACCGCCGCGCCGTTGCAGAAGCCGCAGGCGAAATGACCCCCGCCGCCCAGACCCGCGCCCTGCGGGCCATGGATGCGCGGCAGACCCCCGATGACGTTGACATCGACGCCCTCAGCGCCCAACTTGAGACGCTTCTGGGCGGAGCATTGCATGGCTGACACGACATTTCAGGAAGACATGGACGGGGCTGGCGGCTCCGTTGCCGATCGGCTGGCCGCCGAGGCGTTCATCATTGATGTTGAGGGCTATGAGGGGCCGCTTGATCTGCTGCTGTCGCTTAGCCGTACCCAAAAGGTCGACCTGCGCAAAGTCTCAGTGCTGCAACTTGCACGGCAGTATCTGGCCTTTGTCGAGCGGGCCAAAGAACTGCGCCTGGAACTGGCCGCAGATTACCTTGTGATGGCCGCATGGCTGGCGTTCCTTAAATCGCGTCTGTTGCTGCCCCCGGACCCGACCGAAGAAGGCCCATCTGGCGAAGAGATGGCTGCACATCTGGCGTTCCAACTGGAACGTCTCCAAGCCATGCGCGACGCTGCCGCACGCCTGATGGCCCGCGATCAGCTTGGCCGCGATTTCTTTGCCCGTGGCCAGACCCATGAGATCACCCGCGTCAAAAAGGTGACCTATACCGCGACCCTGCTGGACCTTATGCAGGGCTATGCGCGCACCCGCACGCGAGATGAATTCCGCCCCTTCGTGATGGACCGCGACAAGGTTTTCACCATGGAAGAGGCGCTGGAACGGATGCGCGGGCTGATTGGCTATGCGGGCGATTGGGGCGATCTTAACAGCTATCTGCCCGAAGGTTGGGAGAGCGATCCTGAGCGGCGACGCTCTGCCACGGCGGCGACCTTTGCTGCATCGCTTCAACTGGTGAAAGAGGGGCATATGGAGATCCGTCAGAAAGAGATTTTCGCCCCTATCCAACTGCGCAAAAAGGATTGATGCGTGTCGGAAGAAGTTAAGACGAAAGAGAAAAAACTGTTCGACGCGCCGTCATTGGCCGAACAAGAGCGCATGATCGAAGCCGTGCTTTTCGCAAGCTCCGAACCGATCACCTTGCGTGAATTGGAAAC of Sulfitobacter sp. DSM 110093 contains these proteins:
- a CDS encoding HNH endonuclease, with translation MDGDFRTEFTRQPAALKHRPALVLNADYRPLSYYPLSLWPWQEAVKAKWLDRVEIVAEYDEVVRSPSTVIRIPSVVVLKDYVKPQKRVAFTRFNLFLRDEFRCQYCGAKGDLTFDHVVPRAAGGVTSWQNVVAACSPCNLRKGSRPLHRTGLALRKPPRQPAAEELRNMGRKFPPGHLHESWMDFLYWDAELEA
- a CDS encoding alpha/beta fold hydrolase; translation: MTRVLNAERREPVSGTTRSVVVFLHGYGANGADLLGLADPLGEHLPDTLFVAPDAPEACAGAPMGFQWFPIPWIDGSSEEESMRGMMSAVEDLDAFLDALMVDEDVLPEQVVLFGFSQGTMMSLHVAPRREDAVAGIVAFSGRLLNPEALTEEARVKPPVLLVHGDADDVVPPESLPQAAEALQEAGWQDVFAHVMKGTGHGIAPDGLSVALAFMRDKLGL
- a CDS encoding VOC family protein, which produces MTDKPLPDAPAPQSLLEAALYVGDLDAARQFYRDHLGLQLFQEVPGRHMFFALGPSVLLIFNPTATAQPPGNPQMPVPPHGAQGPGHVCFAMKRDEITAMERRLSTAGVKIDTRFDWPNGARSFYVRDPAGNSVEFAEPWLWDEMKG
- a CDS encoding SPOR domain-containing protein, with protein sequence MADFTSSPTTAGYAPDSAHGYAVGTAPKALTTLTNIAGAVVSLALVAGIGVWGYKLLVRDVTGIPVVRAVQGEMRVRPEEPGGELARHQGLSVNVVAAEGNAGRPADQLRLAPRQIELQDEDQPVQVAMVAGKPQGEATKAVAQGGDGNLIDASAAIRSGNVQDLVAQLTNGVAPLSGEAAADPVDTAVAMALADTSAQPKVVKAVLNAPGVRNSLRPRRRPAGGAVVTPASVQSNPVKAATQEVDPAALPAGTRMAQLGAFDSPEVAREQWDRLQGRFGAYLEGKNRVVQKATSGGRVFYRLRAMGFDDIADARRFCSALVAENADCIPVVMR
- the xth gene encoding exodeoxyribonuclease III — translated: MKIASFNINGIKARVAALPEWLDEAQPDVVVLQEIKSVDEAFPREMLEERGYNVETHGQKSFNGVAILSKLPLEDVTRGLPGDDADDQARWIEATVMGDEMAVRVCGLYLPNGNPVPGPKYDYKLAWMARLQARAEALLAEETPFLMAGDYNIIPQAEDAAKPDSWREDALFRPESRAAWRRLVNLGLTDAFRARTQGPGHYSFWDYQAGAWNRNNGIRIDHFLLSPSCADRLRDCQIDRDVRGRDKPSDHVPIWVELAI
- a CDS encoding ScpA family protein, which translates into the protein MADTTFQEDMDGAGGSVADRLAAEAFIIDVEGYEGPLDLLLSLSRTQKVDLRKVSVLQLARQYLAFVERAKELRLELAADYLVMAAWLAFLKSRLLLPPDPTEEGPSGEEMAAHLAFQLERLQAMRDAAARLMARDQLGRDFFARGQTHEITRVKKVTYTATLLDLMQGYARTRTRDEFRPFVMDRDKVFTMEEALERMRGLIGYAGDWGDLNSYLPEGWESDPERRRSATAATFAASLQLVKEGHMEIRQKEIFAPIQLRKKD
- the nagZ gene encoding beta-N-acetylhexosaminidase; translated protein: MRPFGATILDATGLRLSVEEKAFFRDVRPFGFILFSRNIDSPDQVRALCEEMREAAGHEAVITIDQEGGRVQRMRAPQWRNWVPPMELAERAGDQARQAFYLMYRIIAQELHNVGIDSNCAPLIDVAGPKTHPFLRNRCYGETPGQVAEIGRAVADGLLAGGVLPVMKHMPGHGRATLDSHHNLPRVDARRIDLEAVDFAPFRSLRDLPMGMTAHLVYDALDDTPATLSAKVMRIIREDIGFDNLVMTDDISMKALQMTPAESTRAAIAAGCDVALFCNGPLEDRRAVAEAAGEMTPAAQTRALRAMDARQTPDDVDIDALSAQLETLLGGALHG
- a CDS encoding deoxyguanosinetriphosphate triphosphohydrolase, whose amino-acid sequence is MRAKFASDPDTAKGRLVPEEESTFRSCYQRDRDRIIHASAFRRLKHKTQVFVEHEGDYFRTRLTHSIEVAQVARTISGALRLNGELTEAVALAHDLGHTPFGHTGEDALHKLMQPYGGFDHNAQAIKIVTTLERHYAEFDGLNLTWDTLEGIAKHNGPVIGDVPHALAGYNARHDLELHTHASAEAQVAALSDDIAYNNHDLHDGLRAGLFTEEEIAELPMVGAAYAEVDRLYPDTDSYRRRHEALRRVFGVMVGDVIETSAKLLKETGAQSPDDIRHLGRPVIRFSDLVWQDLRQIRKFLFTRMYRAPSVMENREKVTKVVEDLFPLFLSQPNLLPRHWAAAIEAAEDDTTLARMVSDYIAGMTDRFALQEHARLFGSDLRSFR
- a CDS encoding DUF6749 family protein — encoded protein: MTTTTATVFAPLTAPVEDDNLISLGAGVGLFTTGLNPMGSDMLMGDGVELFTTGLQQNTGTIAQGAGVGLFTTGLAASEAQVLPFGA
- a CDS encoding iron-sulfur cluster assembly accessory protein, whose product is MNLPPKVTSRAFERLAEIGAADEGKALRIAVEGGGCSGFQYDIALDAPAEDDLVLEGSGQKVVVDSVSLPFLADAVIDFTEELIGARFTIENPNATAACGCGTSFSM
- the argS gene encoding arginine--tRNA ligase, which encodes MNLFAEIRHLIIATLEQMVAQEALPATLNFDPITAEPPRDPAHGDMATNAAMVLAKPAGMKPRDIAEALAAQLQNDPRITSAEVAGPGFINLRLAPSVWQNVARQVLNQGTNFGRAILGAGQRVNVEYVSANPTGPLHVGHTRGAVFGDALASLLDFAGYDVTREYYINDGGAQVDVLARSVYLRYLEANGKEVAFPDGTYPGDYLIPLGEALAKMYGDKLVDQPESEWLDDLREFATDAMMNLIREDLASLGVEMDVFYSEKSLYGTGQIEAAISSLEAKGLIYEGVLEPPKGKKPEDWEPREQTLFKSTEHGDDVDRPVKKSDGSWTYFAPDIAYHYDKISRDFDMLIDILGADHGGYVKRMKAAVKALSDGHVPLDIKLTQLVKLFKNGEPFKMSKRAGTFVTLRDVVDQVGPDVTRFVMLTRKNDAMLDFDFDKVLEQSRENPVFYVQYAHARVASILRKAEAAEINVNDATLMDADLTKLDHDAEIGLLRKLAEWPRLVETAARSNEPHRVAFYLYELASDFHSLYHLGRSEDGLRALQEGDADTSQAKIALSRAVAIVIAAGLGILGVTPAQEMR